The genomic region CATGATGCGACCGACAAACACCCTTTGGGTTTCCGAGGCGTTGGGATTGATGATGCGGTAGTAAATATCGTGGGCGACAGAACTGGAAATTACCAACAGCAAACCACTAGCTGTAGATAAAGCTGCGGCTAATCCTCCCGCAGCGACAAGTCCAATCACCCAAGGAGCTAACCTAGCCACCTCTGGGGTAGACAAGACAATAATGTCAGGGTCAATCGTGATTTCGCTCGTAGTTTTATCGGGCGTTAACTCAATTCGTCCATCATTATTCTTGTCGTCAAAGGTTAATAACTTGGTTTTTTCCCATTTATTCGCCCAGTCTAACTGTCGCACTTGGGTAATTGGCTGGTTGTGCAAAGTGCTAATTAAATTGTAACGGGCGAAAGTTGCCAAGGCTGGAGCGCTGGTATAAAGTAGGGCGATAAATAACAGCGCCCAGCCAGCTGAATAACGCGCTGCTCTGACGTTAGGAACCGTGTAGAATCTGACAATCACGTGGGGTAATCCTGCCGTCCCCACCATCAAGGCGAGAGTAGTAAACAGCACATCCAGTTGAGAGCGGTTAGCAAATGGTTGCGAGTACTCCTTAAAGCCCAAATCCAACTGAATTTGATTCAGTTTGCCCACAATATCGCTAAAAGTAAATGCCAGTTGCGGCACGGGATTACCAGTGAGAATATAGGCGATCGCTGCTGCTGGAATCAGATAAGCCACAATCAAAACACCATACTGGGCAACTTGCGTCCAGGTAATACCTTTCATCCCCCCCAAAACTGAGAAGAACGCCACTACCACCATCCCGATAATCACGCCCGTTTCGATATTAACTTGGAGAAAGCGGCTGAAAACAATTCCGACACCCCGCATCTGTCCGGCGACATAAGTTAAAGAGACAAATAAAGCAGCAACAACCGCGACTAACCTAGCAGCATTAGAATAATAGCGATCGCCGACAAAATCCGGCACGGTATACTTCCCGAACTTGCGCAGATATGGAGCAAGTAGGAGTGCCAGCAGCACGTAACCGCCAGTCCAACCCATCAGATAAATCGAGCCATCGTAGCCCAGAGTCGAAATTAACCCCGCCATTGAGATGAAAGAAGCTGCGGACATCCAATCAGCCGCCGTTGCAGCTCCATTGGCGATTTGGGGGACACCTTGCCCAGCGACGTAAAAGCCGGAACTATCTTTGACGCGCGATCGCCACCCGATGTAGAGATACAGTAGGAAAGAGAGGGCAACTAAAATAATCGTCCAAAGTTCTGCTGACATGATTTTCCCTCACTTCCTAATCCCATATTTGCGATCGAGCTTGTCCATTTGAAACGCATAGATAAAAATCAAGACGACAAAAGTTAAGATCGAGCCTTGTTGTGCCATCCAAAAGCCTAGAGGAACGCTTCCAAGTCGGATTGCATTCAACGGCTGTGCTAACAGAATGCTAAACACCAGGGATACCAGCGCCCAAACAATTAATAGATTCCGAATTAAAGCCGTGTTTGCCCGCCAATAGGCTTCTTGTCTATCTCTATCCATAGTTTTATAAATTGAATTTGTGAAATGATATGAATTAAGATGTAAAAACGCAAGGCTTTGATTGTAAAAACAGTTTAAAACTTAACAATCTAATCGATACACAAAACATTTGCTTTTCAGTTGCAAGAAAGCATGAATTAACTGACAAAGAAATTAAAACTTCAAGACAAGTAAACTGAGGCAACGGCAATTTTTTGGTATAACGGCGACTTCATCAAAACAAATGTCATCGAGTTAGCGGTTGACGATCCAGGACTCTTGTATGGAGCAACCGTGTTTACTACGCTACGAGTTTATTGTCAGTCGCTCGATCGCCCCTTAACGAACTGGAAAAGGCATTGCGATCGCCTCCGCTCTAGCATTCAATTCTTAGACTGGCAAGAACCAAACTGGCAGAAAGTTCGACAAGGAGCAGAAATCTTACTGCAAGATTTTCCCGTATTGAGAGTCACAATATTTCCTGACGGTAGAGAGTGGATAACTGGGCGATCGCTACCAACGGACTTGACAGAAAAGCAAAGACATGGAGTAGCAGCTAGCTTAATATCTGGAGAAGAATTTCACCGCTTTCTCCCCACTCACAAAACAGGCAACTACTTAGGCGCATGGCTAGCTAAGACAAAAGCCCAACACATGACAGCCAACGAAGCAATTCTTGTCGATGCCAACGGTAACTGGCTGGAAACCAGTACGGGTAATTTGTGGGGATGGCAAGACGGTTGCTGGTGGACACCACCACTAGAAGCAGAAATCTTACCAGGAGTCATGCGATCGCAACTCATGGACTGGCTCAAAAATCAAAACCAACCAATTATTGAAAAACGCTGGACACCAGACGTAGTTGCCAAAATGGAAGCGATCGCCTATAGCAACAGCATTGTAGAACTCATTCCCATCCATAGCGTATTTGAGGAGCGAGGGCAAGAAAAAATGAATCAGCTAAACTACAACCCCCATCATCCAGCCTTTGAGCAACTACGCAAATTGTTTGCAGACTAACTCTCAGCGCCTTCCTCTTCGCGCCTTAGCGCCTTTGCGTGACATTATCCTCTCCCACTCCCATAAAGAGAAGCCCCACCCGCCGCAACCGTCACCAACGCGATCGCCATTATTGCCCGTAACTCCAAAGTTTCCCGCAAAACAAGAAAACCAATGACAGCCGCCGCCACAGGCTCCAAACTCAACAACACGCCAAACACCCTTACAGGTAGCCACCGTAACGCCTCTAGCTCAAACGAGTACGGAATCGCCGAAGAAAGAATCGCCACTCCAAACCCGATAAATAACATTTGTGGATTTAACAGCGCCGAGCCACCCGTAACAATTCCCATTGGCAACATAACGATCGCCGCCACTGCCATCGCCAAAGCCAGCCCCACGCCTCCAGGTACAACCCGCCCTACTTTGGCAGAAAGGAGAATATAAGCCGCCCAAAATCCCCCCGCTGTCAGCGCCAAAATAATTCCAGCAAGATTGACAGTCAAACCACCAATCGGAGCCAGCAACGCGATACCGCATCCAGCCAGCAACACCCACAACAGATCGAGCAAGCGCCGAGAATTAGCGATCGCCACTCCTAAGGGACCGATAAACTCCAGCGCTACCGCAATTCCAATTGGAATCCGCTCGATTGCCAGATAAAATGAGAGATTCATCAAACCCAAAGACAAACCAAACAAAATCAGCACCCCGTAGTTCTGGCGCTGAATGCCCTTAATTTGCGATCGCCACAGCACCAGCAACACCAACGCTGCAAAACCCACCCGTAACAGCACCACAGCAGCAGGACTAAGTGTATTAAATAATGTTTTCGCGATCGCCGAACCTAACTGAGTCGAGGCGATCGACAGCAGCACCAAACTTGTAGGCGATAGAGTAGGCTGAGAACCAATCTTTTTCATCGTTCACCAACATCGTCGATCGAAGTGCGATCGCGTCACCCCAATCCACCATAATTCAGCATCAGCCGCCGCAACAAATCACCCCTAAGAATAGTGGTGCGTGGTGCGTGGTGTGTGGTGCGGTGCGTGAAAAGAGGTAAAAGTGAGAGATAAAAAGTACATTCTTTCCCTCGCTCCTCGCTCCTCACTCCTCGCTCCTCATTCTGATACCTGACAAGCGGCAAGTTTCTAAGGTAGATTAAAATTAATTAACATAAGAAAAAAACGCCCTTGCCCGTAAGCTTTAGGAGGCTAACCCTCGGTGAATAAACGGTGGAGAAACGCAGGGCTGTACGCATTACTGGCAATTGTGGTCATTGCGCTGGGAACAGCGTTCTTTGACAAACAGCCTCAGAGTCGAGAGACATGGCGATACAGCGATTTTATTCAAGCAGTTGAAAAAGGTAGAGTTGCTCAGGTCAGACTTAGTGCCGATCGCACCAGGGCGCTTGTCAAGCCTCAAGATGGCAGCCAAGTCATCGTTAATTTACCCGATGACCCCGAATTAATTTCGATCTTGACGGAAAGAGGAGTTGATATTGCGGTTCTACCTCAAACTGATGAAGGTTTTTGGTTCAAAGCCCTAAGCAGCTTATTTGTCCCCGTCTTGCTTTTAGTTGGCTTATTCTTTTTACTACGCCGCGCCCAAAATGGTCCTGGCAGCCAAGCAATGAACTTTGGCAAGTCTAAAGCCAGGGTACAAATGGAGCCACAAACTCAGGTAACATTTGGCGATGTGGCTGGGATTGACCAAGCCAAATTGGAATTGAACGAAGTTGTAGACTTCCTGAAAAATGCAGATCGCTTCACCGCAGTCGGGGCGAAAATTCCTAAAGGTGTATTGCTAGTTGGACCCCCAGGAACGGGTAAAACCCTGCTGGCTCGTGCTGTAGCGGGTGAGGCTGGCGTTCCCTTCTTCTCAATTTCTGGTTCTGAATTCGTTGAAATGTTCGTCGGTGTGGGTGCGTCTCGCGTCCGCGACCTATTCGAGCAAGCAAAGGCAAACGCACCTTGTATCGTATTTATCGATGAAATCGATGCCGTCGGACGGCAGCGTGGTGCTGGTTTAGGTGGTGGTAACGACGAACGGGAGCAAACCCTGAACCAGTTACTCACCGAAATGGATGGTTTTGAAGGCAATACTGGAATCATCATTATTGCTGCGACTAACCGCCCAGACGTACTCGATGCAGCGTTATTGCGTCCCGGTCGTTTCGATCGCCAAGTCGTTGTAGATCGACCCGATTATGCCGGACGTTTGGAAATCCTCAAAGTTCACGCCCGTGGCAAGATTTTGGCAAAAGATGTCGATCTAGACAGAATTGCCCGTCGTACCCCAGGTTTTACAGGTGCAGACCTATCGAACCTGTTGAACGAAGCTGCAATTTTAGCTGCTAGACGCAACCTGAGCGAAATTTCAATGGATGAAGTCAATGACGCGATCGATCGCGTTTTGGCAGGTCCAGAGAAGAAAGACCGCGTGATGAGCGAAAAGCGCAAGCAACTCGTAGCCTATCACGAAGCTGGTCACGCTCTTGTAGGGGCGCTGATGCCAGACTACGACCCCGTACAGAAAATTAGCATCATTCCTCGCGGTCGCGCTGGTGGTTTGACTTGGTTCACACCTAGCGAAGACCGGATGGACACCGGACTCTATAGCCGTTCGTATTTAGAAAATCAAATGGCTGTAGCTTTAGGTGGTCGGATTGCCGAAGAAATTATCTTTGGCGAAGAAGAAGTCACCACTGGTGCATCCAACGACTTACAACAAGTCGCCAGAGTCGCCAGACAAATGATTACTCGTTTTGGTATGAGCGATCGCCTCGGTCCGGTTGCTCTCGGTCGTCAACAAGGTAATATGTTCCTCGGACGCGATATCGTTGCCGAACGCGATTTCTCAGAAGAGACAGCCGCCGTCATCGACGAAGAAGTGCATCAGCTAGTTGATACCGCTTACAAGCGAGCAAAATCAGTACTAACTAACAACCGTGCCATTCTAGATCGGCTAGCTCAAATGCTAGTAGAGAAAGAAACTGTAGATGCAGACGAACTGCAAGAGTTGTTAGCAAATAATGATGTCAGAACAGCTGCGATCGCATAGTTGTTCAAGACCTTAACATTATATTAGGGTGG from Chroococcidiopsis sp. SAG 2025 harbors:
- a CDS encoding sodium:solute symporter family protein codes for the protein MSAELWTIILVALSFLLYLYIGWRSRVKDSSGFYVAGQGVPQIANGAATAADWMSAASFISMAGLISTLGYDGSIYLMGWTGGYVLLALLLAPYLRKFGKYTVPDFVGDRYYSNAARLVAVVAALFVSLTYVAGQMRGVGIVFSRFLQVNIETGVIIGMVVVAFFSVLGGMKGITWTQVAQYGVLIVAYLIPAAAIAYILTGNPVPQLAFTFSDIVGKLNQIQLDLGFKEYSQPFANRSQLDVLFTTLALMVGTAGLPHVIVRFYTVPNVRAARYSAGWALLFIALLYTSAPALATFARYNLISTLHNQPITQVRQLDWANKWEKTKLLTFDDKNNDGRIELTPDKTTSEITIDPDIIVLSTPEVARLAPWVIGLVAAGGLAAALSTASGLLLVISSSVAHDIYYRIINPNASETQRVFVGRIMVGLAVVLAGYFGINPPGFVAQVVAFAFGLAAASFFPAIVLGIFDKRTNREGAIAGIIVGLLFTLFYIVGVKFYGMQPWLFGISPEGIGTVGMMINFIVTLIVSRLTPPPPIAVQEMVEDLRSPAGAELPVESVH
- a CDS encoding DUF4212 domain-containing protein, which encodes MDRDRQEAYWRANTALIRNLLIVWALVSLVFSILLAQPLNAIRLGSVPLGFWMAQQGSILTFVVLIFIYAFQMDKLDRKYGIRK
- a CDS encoding aminotransferase class IV; the encoded protein is MFWYNGDFIKTNVIELAVDDPGLLYGATVFTTLRVYCQSLDRPLTNWKRHCDRLRSSIQFLDWQEPNWQKVRQGAEILLQDFPVLRVTIFPDGREWITGRSLPTDLTEKQRHGVAASLISGEEFHRFLPTHKTGNYLGAWLAKTKAQHMTANEAILVDANGNWLETSTGNLWGWQDGCWWTPPLEAEILPGVMRSQLMDWLKNQNQPIIEKRWTPDVVAKMEAIAYSNSIVELIPIHSVFEERGQEKMNQLNYNPHHPAFEQLRKLFAD
- a CDS encoding EamA family transporter, whose protein sequence is MKKIGSQPTLSPTSLVLLSIASTQLGSAIAKTLFNTLSPAAVVLLRVGFAALVLLVLWRSQIKGIQRQNYGVLILFGLSLGLMNLSFYLAIERIPIGIAVALEFIGPLGVAIANSRRLLDLLWVLLAGCGIALLAPIGGLTVNLAGIILALTAGGFWAAYILLSAKVGRVVPGGVGLALAMAVAAIVMLPMGIVTGGSALLNPQMLFIGFGVAILSSAIPYSFELEALRWLPVRVFGVLLSLEPVAAAVIGFLVLRETLELRAIMAIALVTVAAGGASLYGSGRG
- the ftsH3 gene encoding ATP-dependent zinc metalloprotease FtsH3; protein product: MNKRWRNAGLYALLAIVVIALGTAFFDKQPQSRETWRYSDFIQAVEKGRVAQVRLSADRTRALVKPQDGSQVIVNLPDDPELISILTERGVDIAVLPQTDEGFWFKALSSLFVPVLLLVGLFFLLRRAQNGPGSQAMNFGKSKARVQMEPQTQVTFGDVAGIDQAKLELNEVVDFLKNADRFTAVGAKIPKGVLLVGPPGTGKTLLARAVAGEAGVPFFSISGSEFVEMFVGVGASRVRDLFEQAKANAPCIVFIDEIDAVGRQRGAGLGGGNDEREQTLNQLLTEMDGFEGNTGIIIIAATNRPDVLDAALLRPGRFDRQVVVDRPDYAGRLEILKVHARGKILAKDVDLDRIARRTPGFTGADLSNLLNEAAILAARRNLSEISMDEVNDAIDRVLAGPEKKDRVMSEKRKQLVAYHEAGHALVGALMPDYDPVQKISIIPRGRAGGLTWFTPSEDRMDTGLYSRSYLENQMAVALGGRIAEEIIFGEEEVTTGASNDLQQVARVARQMITRFGMSDRLGPVALGRQQGNMFLGRDIVAERDFSEETAAVIDEEVHQLVDTAYKRAKSVLTNNRAILDRLAQMLVEKETVDADELQELLANNDVRTAAIA